The nucleotide window AAGGGTTTTGTTTTATTTTGTATCGAGTATAATTAGGCTTACATATGGAACAAATATTTACAGCAGAAAATATATTTTTTATTGAAAGACTTGGCTTTGCGATGCTCTTGGGTATGGCGATAGGTGCGGAGCGCATAATAGCTCACAAAACTGCCGGCATGCGAACGTACTCACTTGTTGCTATGGGTTCTGCATTATTTGTAATTATCTCTGAGATGATAATAGACATGCACCCAGGGCTCGACAACAACCCTGCACAGATTCCATCGCTTGTTATCAGTGGTGTCGGATTCTTGGGAACAGGTCTTATGATTTGGAAAGATTCAAAGCTTTTTGGTCTTACTACGGCCACAAGTATATGGGTTGCAGCAGGTATTGGTATTGCGTGTGGATTCGGATTCTTCGAACTTGCAGTCCTTGCAACCATACTCACACTTTTTATATTCGTAGTTTTGTGGTTTTTGGAAAACAGACTACGCCATTCATCTTTGGTGCAGCACAGTGATCCCGAAGATTTTAATATCTAGATTTATAAGAATAAAAAAAACCGTCTCGTGACGGCTTTTTTTATTTGCAAAAATACGCTATATTCAAAAGATGCAATCAAAAGACATAAGGAATAAATTTCTAGCTTTTTTTGAAAAA belongs to Candidatus Nomurabacteria bacterium and includes:
- a CDS encoding MgtC/SapB family protein; this encodes MEQIFTAENIFFIERLGFAMLLGMAIGAERIIAHKTAGMRTYSLVAMGSALFVIISEMIIDMHPGLDNNPAQIPSLVISGVGFLGTGLMIWKDSKLFGLTTATSIWVAAGIGIACGFGFFELAVLATILTLFIFVVLWFLENRLRHSSLVQHSDPEDFNI